A window of Chengkuizengella sediminis contains these coding sequences:
- the tpx gene encoding thiol peroxidase, which translates to MTQERTGVATFKGSPLTLIGPELKVGDRAPDFKVNKDLFTEVSLSEYAGKVKLISVVPSLETGVCDAQTRRFNEEAAQLGEDVVILTISADTPLSQTRWCGVAGVDKVVTLSDYKTNVFGEAYGVLIKEIGLDLRSIFVIDVNDIIQYAEYLVEITDHPNYQNAIEAVKKLV; encoded by the coding sequence GTGACGCAAGAACGTACAGGAGTAGCAACATTTAAAGGTAGTCCTCTAACATTAATTGGACCTGAATTAAAAGTTGGAGATAGAGCACCTGATTTTAAAGTAAACAAAGATTTATTTACAGAGGTATCACTTTCAGAATACGCAGGTAAGGTTAAGTTGATTAGTGTTGTCCCTTCATTGGAAACAGGGGTATGTGATGCTCAAACACGCCGTTTTAATGAAGAAGCTGCACAATTAGGCGAAGATGTTGTTATTTTAACAATCAGTGCTGACACTCCATTATCACAAACTCGCTGGTGCGGAGTTGCTGGAGTTGATAAGGTAGTTACTTTATCTGATTATAAAACCAATGTATTTGGCGAAGCTTATGGGGTTTTAATTAAAGAAATAGGTTTGGATTTGCGTTCAATTTTTGTTATAGATGTTAATGATATTATTCAATATGCAGAATACTTAGTTGAAATTACCGATCATCCAAATTATCAAAATGCAATTGAAGCAGTAAAAAAATTAGTTTAA
- a CDS encoding aminoglycoside phosphotransferase family protein has protein sequence MIDPKGLIGELEYDLIQYLNNNLPLNEDKLEIIEKRIDIFTEVLGLNKKRILLWGYCHTVLSTCWSIEDDGQYDQTFYQCVGVYETCFEKNYGIELRL, from the coding sequence ATTATTGATCCTAAAGGGTTAATAGGTGAACTCGAATATGATTTAATACAATATTTGAACAATAATTTACCTCTTAATGAAGATAAATTAGAAATTATAGAAAAAAGGATAGACATATTTACTGAGGTACTGGGTTTAAATAAGAAACGTATTTTGTTATGGGGGTATTGTCATACTGTATTATCTACTTGTTGGTCTATAGAAGATGATGGTCAATATGACCAAACCTTTTATCAATGTGTGGGGGTTTATGAAACATGTTTTGAAAAAAATTATGGAATTGAGTTGAGGTTATGA
- a CDS encoding hotdog fold thioesterase — protein sequence MADSLSFENTLVSNLGIEIIEISEERIVGTMPVDERTHQPFGILHGGASVALAETVASIGTFFLIDQENENAVGLEINANHIKAVRNGKVKAIGTTYHRGKKTMVWDIKIVDEEDNLVCISRCTMAVINKKK from the coding sequence ATGGCAGACTCTTTGAGCTTTGAGAATACGTTAGTATCTAATCTTGGGATTGAAATTATTGAAATTTCAGAAGAACGAATCGTTGGAACGATGCCTGTTGATGAGAGAACTCATCAACCATTTGGAATATTACACGGAGGTGCATCTGTCGCTTTAGCAGAAACGGTTGCAAGCATCGGTACATTTTTTTTAATTGATCAAGAAAATGAAAACGCGGTAGGTTTAGAAATTAACGCAAATCATATTAAAGCAGTAAGAAATGGGAAAGTAAAAGCAATTGGTACAACCTATCATCGTGGGAAAAAAACAATGGTATGGGATATAAAAATTGTGGATGAAGAAGATAATTTAGTTTGTATTTCAAGATGTACAATGGCTGTAATAAATAAAAAGAAATAA